From the Mammaliicoccus sciuri genome, the window TACAGTGGAATGGCGATAAATCAAATCCAAATCAATTCTATTGTCCATGTCATAACGGTCGTTATGAAAAGAACGGTAAGAATATTCCAGGTACGCCGCCATTAGCACCACTTGATCAATATGAAGTAAAAGTTAAAGGTGGCATTATTCAAATCGGTAAAAAGCACGAGAACGAATTAGCTAAATAAGGAGGGATTAACAATGATAGATAAAATCTATGATTGGGTCGATGACAGACTTGATATTACACCAATTTGGCGAGATATTGCTGATCATGAGGTGCCAGAGCATGTTAACCCTGCTTATCACTTTTCAGCTTTCGTTTATTGTTTTGGTGGTCTAACGTTTTTCATTACAGTAATACAAGTTTTATCAGGTATGTTTTTAACGATGTACTATGTTCCAGATATCGTTAATGCATGGAAATCAGTTTACTATCTACAACACGATGTAGCTGCTGGTGTTATCGTACGTGGTATGCACCATTGGGGAGCAAGTTTAGTAGTAGTAATGATGTTTTTACATACACTTCGTGTATTCTTTACAGGATCTTATAAACAACCTAGAGAATTAAACTGGGTTGTCGGTGTATTAATATTCTTCGTAATGCTTGGATTAAGTTTTACTGGTTATTTATTACCATGGGATATGAAAGCACTATTCGCAACAAAAGTAGGTTTACAAATTGCAGAATCTGTTCCTATCATTGGGCCGTGGGTTAAGACATTACTAGCAGGGGATGCAGAGATAGTTGGTGCACAAACTCTAACTCGTTTCTTTGCGATACATGTATTCTTCCTACCAGCTGCACTATTCGCGTTATTAGCAGCACACTTTATAATGATCAGAAAACAAGGTATTTCAGGTCCACTATAAAATTAACGTGAATAAATGAAAAAGGAGGTCATGCGACATGCATCGCGGTAAAGGGATGAAGTTTGTTGGTGATTCAAGAATAAAGTCATACGACAAACCGAAATTAAATCGAGATTATTCAGAATTTCCAGGTCGTACAGAAAGTTTCTGGCCTGACTTTCTACTAAAAGAATGGATGACTGGTGCGGTATTCTTAATCGCGTACTTATGTTTAACAGTCGCTCATCCATCGCCACTTGAACGTGTGGCAGATCCATCTGATACTGGTTACACACCATTACCAGACTGGTATTTCTTATTCTTATATCAAATACTTAAATATTCATTCGCATCTGGTCCTTATAACACATTCGGAGCAATTATCTTACCAGGTATCGCATTCGGTGCTTTATTATTAGCACCTTGGTTAGATAGAGGCCCTGAACGTAAATGGACAAAGAGACCATTTGCTTCTGGATTTATGTTAATCGCAATTGCAATCTTATTCTATACAACATGGGAATCAAGTTATTACCATGATTGGAAACAACAAGCAAAACAAGGTGAAATCGTCTTCTCTAACTTAGACAAGTCAGACCCAGTTTATACTGACATCATCAAGTCAAACTGTACAAGTTGTCACGGTGGTGAGTTAACGGGTGGACAAGGTCCAAACTTAGTTGAATCGAAATTACCTAAAGATGGCGTTAAAGGATTCTTAGAAAATGGTGCAGGTAAAATGCCTAGCTTTAAAGATACGCTTTCTAAAGATGAAATCGACAAAGTTGCTAAATACGTTGCAGATTTACATGAAACAGATGCAAACGGTAAAGAATTGAAAAAATAATTAAATTTGAGCCTGGGGCATATGACGTGCCTCAGGCTCTTTTCAAAGGAGTAATACAATGGAATTTTGGAGATATGTAATGGGGCAGAAATCTATTCTCATTACGCTATTTATCGCAAATCTTCTCGGCACCATTTATGGATACATATGGTATGGCAGTCAATTACTTGATAGCAAATGGTACTTTTGGCCATTTATACCCGACAGTCCAACAGCAACATTATTCTTAGTGATTGCGATAGCAGCAATCTATTTCAATAAACATTTAGGTTTGTTTGAATGTTTAGCATTTATTACATTAATTAAATATGGTGTATGGGCGGTTGTTATGAATATATTTGTAATGATTCATTACGATCAACTTGTTCCAATGGCAATTATGCTGATGACTTCACACGGCATTATGGCTATTCAAGCATTGATGTTTTATCCTTTATTCAACATTAAAAAGTGGCATATTATTGTAACAATGATTTGGGTATTTCATAATGATGTTATTGATTATGTGTATCATCAATATCCCGTTTATAGTATGTTAAGTCAGTATGAGGCACATATAGGATACTTTGCTTTTTGGCTAAGCGTTATCGCTTTTCTGTTATTACTATATTTCCAAAAAAACATCAAATTACGTTCAAAATATTTGACGTAAGAGCCGTCACTCCGTAATATAATAAATAACAGGGATAAAAAGGAGGAAGTTATTTGTTTTCATATATCATATATTTTATTATCATTATGATTGTCCCTATGTACTTCCAATTTAGAGTAAAATCAACATACAATAAATACTCAAGAGTACGTTCAACAAGTGGGAAGACGGGTAAACAAGTTGCAGAAGAAATTTTAGCTGCAAATGGAATTCATGATGTAGAAGTGTTACAAGGCGAAGGTTTCTTATCAGATCATTTTGATCCAACTAAGAAACGTGTTGTATTATCACCTGCAAACTATCAACAACCAAGTGTTGCGGGTACAGCAATTGCAGCACATGAAGTAGGACATGCTATTCAACATGCTCAAGGATATGGATTCCTTAAATTTAGATCAGCGCTTTTACCGCTTGCTAATTTAGGAAGTTCGTTATCATACATTATCATTTTAGCTGGTATCGTATTAACAGCAATGAGTAGTACATTCGGTACAACATTATTATGGGTTGGTATCGTATTTATGTCATTCGCTGTATTATTCTCAATTATTACATTACCAGTTGAATTTGACGCAAGTAAACGGGCAATGCGACAAATTGAAAAATTAAATATCGTTAACCAACAAGAATATAGACATGCTAAAAAAGTATTATCTGCAGCTGCTATGACATACGTTGCAGCAACGGCTGTAGCCGTAGCTGAATTAGCAAGATTTATTCTGATGGCACGTAATAATTAATGAAATCATTTTAATACCAATAAAGTCTTTTGACTTTGTTGGTATTTTTTATTTTATAAATATTTATGAGGTTTGTAGTTATAAGCTTATTACGTTGTCATTATGCATGATTATCATATATAATTTTATTATGTGAGTTCTTTTATATAGAGTTATAAAAGATATGTAGGGAGGAAATTTTATGGACATGAAAGAGATGCAACATGAAGTTGATCAATATATTTCTCAGTTTAAAGCAGGTTATTTTTCGCCTTTAGCAAATTTAGCGAGATTAACAGAAGAAGTTGGAGAACTAGCTAGAGAAATTAATCATAGTCATGGTGAAAAGAAAAAGAAACCAACAGAAGAAGACAATACAATTGAAGCTGAATTAGGAGATAATTTATTCGTCTTAATTTGTTTAGCAAATTCTTTAGATATAGATTTAAATAAAAGTTTCCAAGATACAATGAATAAATTCAATGTAAGAGATAAAGATAGATTTGAACGTAAATAAGTCATAATGGAGGATTAATATGAAAATCGGTATAACTTGTTATCCATCAATGGGGGGCTCAGGTATTGTTGCAACTGAGCTTGGTTTGGAAATGGCGAAAAGAGGTCATGAGATTCACTTTATTACTTCTAATATGCCTTTTAGAATGAGAGAGCCTGTTCCAAACGTAACATTTCATCAAGTTGACGTAAATCAATATTCTGTATTCCAATATCCACCATATGATATTACATTAAGTGCTAAAATTGCAGATGTCATTAACGATTACGACTTGGATATATTACATATGCACTACGCAGTACCGCATGCAATTTGTGGTATTTTAGCGCGTCAAATATCCGGAAAAGATGTCAAAATCATGACGACTTTGCATGGAACAGATATTACAGTATTAGGTTATGATACGTCATTACAAAGTGCTATTCGATTCGGAATTGAAAAGAGTGACGTTGTAACAAGTGTCAGTGATAGTCTTAAAAAAGAAACATATGACATTATAGAACCTGATAAGGAAATCAAAACAATATACAATTTTGTACAGGAAGAAAGTTTCCCACAAATTTATAATACGGATTTAAGAAGCCGATATGGCATAGAAGAAGATGAAAAAGTCATCACGTTTGTATCAAATTTTAGAAAAGTTAAGCGCGTGCCAGATGTCGTAGATACATTCTACAAAATTAACAAACAAATTAAATCTAAATTATTACTCATCGGTGATGGCCCAGAGTTACAAGTGGCAAGAGAACAAATTAAACAGCTTAATATAGAAGACCAAGTTCTATTTTTAGGTAAACAAGATGAAGTAAATATCTTCTATCAAATGTCTGATTTAACGTTGTTACTAAGTGAAAAAGAAAGCTTTGGACTTGTATTGCTTGAAGCTATGCTTACAGGTGTCGTGCCGATTGGTACAAATGCAGGTGGTATTAAAGAAGTCATTAAAAACGGTGAAACGGGTTATACGGTTGATGTCGGTGATACAGATAAAGCGAGTGAATATGCGGTTAAATTATTAACAGATTCAGAACTTTATCGCAAAATGCAAAACGCTATGATTCAAGATGTACGTGAAAGATTCTCATCTAAAGTGATTGCTGATCAGTACGAATCTTGCTACAACGATATGTTAGGAGAATAATATGCATGAATATCAAGTATTTGAAGATGCGAAATGGATAATTGAAACACTTGAACGTAATGGGCATCAAGCATATTTTGTCGGTGGTTCAGTAAGAGACTATTTAATGGACAAAGAAATTTCAGACGTTGATATCACAACAAGTGCTTTACCAGATGAAGTTGAACAATTATTTGACAAGACTTTACCAATAGGCAAAGAGCACGGCACGATGATTGTAATGGGTGAAAATCAACAGTTTGAAGTTACAACATTTAGAAAAGATGGGGATTATGTTGATCATAGAAGACCTACATCTGTTCAGTTTGTAACGGATTTATATGAAGATGTAGCAAGAAGAGATTTTACAATGAATGCTATCGCAATGGATAAGTCGTATCAACTCCATGATTATTTCAACGGATTAAACGATATACAATCCAAAATTATAAAAGCTGTCGGAACACCTATTGATCGCATGGAAGAAGACGCATTGCGTATTATGAGAGGTGTAAGATTCCAAGCTCAGACAGGCTTTGCACTTGATCACGATACTAAAGACGCCATGCATCAAACAGCACATTCTTTAAATGCTATTGCAATTGAAAGAATAGTTGTTGAACTAAAAAAAATGATTCAAGGTCAATATATTCATGATACAAAAAAGACTGCTCATGAACTAGAAATATTTAAATATATTCCATTTTTCAAAGAAATCAACCAAACAAGTATCTTCATGCCAGAACATGCCCATTTCAATTTATGGGTGGCTGCATTATGTTATTTATACGAATTAGATTTAACAAACTTGAACAGTTTGAAAATCAGTAATCAAGAAAAGCGCGATATCTCATCATACGTTCAATTATTGATAACACTTTCTGAAAATAATATTTCAAAGCAAGATATGATTCGTCTCGTTTATACGTATCATCGTGATAAAATGAAAGAAATCATACACTTTATTTCCGAGCATAATACAGAACTGAATATCTCTATACATCCCACAATTATGAATGACCGTGTAATTGATGAAATATATGATAAACTACCTATATATGATAAATCAGAATTACAAATTAACGGTCAAATATTGATGGTTACATTTAATAAAAAAGGTGGACCATGGATAAAAGATATTTTAAATAAAGTTGAACAGGCTGTTATTAACCATAAAGTGGATAACACAGAAAATGATTTAATAGAATGGGTGCGAGAGAATGTCAAAATATAAACGTGAAATTATTAAATATTTATATCAAAATAATGAATATTTGTCAGGACAACAGATAGCTGAAACGTT encodes:
- the qcrB gene encoding menaquinol-cytochrome c reductase cytochrome b subunit, which produces MIDKIYDWVDDRLDITPIWRDIADHEVPEHVNPAYHFSAFVYCFGGLTFFITVIQVLSGMFLTMYYVPDIVNAWKSVYYLQHDVAAGVIVRGMHHWGASLVVVMMFLHTLRVFFTGSYKQPRELNWVVGVLIFFVMLGLSFTGYLLPWDMKALFATKVGLQIAESVPIIGPWVKTLLAGDAEIVGAQTLTRFFAIHVFFLPAALFALLAAHFIMIRKQGISGPL
- a CDS encoding menaquinol-cytochrome c reductase cytochrome b/c subunit yields the protein MHRGKGMKFVGDSRIKSYDKPKLNRDYSEFPGRTESFWPDFLLKEWMTGAVFLIAYLCLTVAHPSPLERVADPSDTGYTPLPDWYFLFLYQILKYSFASGPYNTFGAIILPGIAFGALLLAPWLDRGPERKWTKRPFASGFMLIAIAILFYTTWESSYYHDWKQQAKQGEIVFSNLDKSDPVYTDIIKSNCTSCHGGELTGGQGPNLVESKLPKDGVKGFLENGAGKMPSFKDTLSKDEIDKVAKYVADLHETDANGKELKK
- a CDS encoding DUF1405 domain-containing protein; this encodes MEFWRYVMGQKSILITLFIANLLGTIYGYIWYGSQLLDSKWYFWPFIPDSPTATLFLVIAIAAIYFNKHLGLFECLAFITLIKYGVWAVVMNIFVMIHYDQLVPMAIMLMTSHGIMAIQALMFYPLFNIKKWHIIVTMIWVFHNDVIDYVYHQYPVYSMLSQYEAHIGYFAFWLSVIAFLLLLYFQKNIKLRSKYLT
- a CDS encoding zinc metallopeptidase, which codes for MIVPMYFQFRVKSTYNKYSRVRSTSGKTGKQVAEEILAANGIHDVEVLQGEGFLSDHFDPTKKRVVLSPANYQQPSVAGTAIAAHEVGHAIQHAQGYGFLKFRSALLPLANLGSSLSYIIILAGIVLTAMSSTFGTTLLWVGIVFMSFAVLFSIITLPVEFDASKRAMRQIEKLNIVNQQEYRHAKKVLSAAAMTYVAATAVAVAELARFILMARNN
- a CDS encoding nucleotide pyrophosphohydrolase, producing MDMKEMQHEVDQYISQFKAGYFSPLANLARLTEEVGELAREINHSHGEKKKKPTEEDNTIEAELGDNLFVLICLANSLDIDLNKSFQDTMNKFNVRDKDRFERK
- the bshA gene encoding N-acetyl-alpha-D-glucosaminyl L-malate synthase BshA; this encodes MKIGITCYPSMGGSGIVATELGLEMAKRGHEIHFITSNMPFRMREPVPNVTFHQVDVNQYSVFQYPPYDITLSAKIADVINDYDLDILHMHYAVPHAICGILARQISGKDVKIMTTLHGTDITVLGYDTSLQSAIRFGIEKSDVVTSVSDSLKKETYDIIEPDKEIKTIYNFVQEESFPQIYNTDLRSRYGIEEDEKVITFVSNFRKVKRVPDVVDTFYKINKQIKSKLLLIGDGPELQVAREQIKQLNIEDQVLFLGKQDEVNIFYQMSDLTLLLSEKESFGLVLLEAMLTGVVPIGTNAGGIKEVIKNGETGYTVDVGDTDKASEYAVKLLTDSELYRKMQNAMIQDVRERFSSKVIADQYESCYNDMLGE
- a CDS encoding CCA tRNA nucleotidyltransferase — protein: MHEYQVFEDAKWIIETLERNGHQAYFVGGSVRDYLMDKEISDVDITTSALPDEVEQLFDKTLPIGKEHGTMIVMGENQQFEVTTFRKDGDYVDHRRPTSVQFVTDLYEDVARRDFTMNAIAMDKSYQLHDYFNGLNDIQSKIIKAVGTPIDRMEEDALRIMRGVRFQAQTGFALDHDTKDAMHQTAHSLNAIAIERIVVELKKMIQGQYIHDTKKTAHELEIFKYIPFFKEINQTSIFMPEHAHFNLWVAALCYLYELDLTNLNSLKISNQEKRDISSYVQLLITLSENNISKQDMIRLVYTYHRDKMKEIIHFISEHNTELNISIHPTIMNDRVIDEIYDKLPIYDKSELQINGQILMVTFNKKGGPWIKDILNKVEQAVINHKVDNTENDLIEWVRENVKI